The sequence GCAAGACCGTTTGGTTTAACAGTCGCTTTTACCGGGCTAATTTACTTTGGGAGGGTGGCACGCTTAAGTTTAGGGATATCCATCTGTTTAACGAACACATCCCATCTTTGTATCTCAACAAAAAAGTAGAAACTAATGTGTGCACCTTTTATACCCTGCCATTTGTTGACGGCTACATTTGGAGCACCCCAAAAGATATAGCCGGCCTGCGCTTTAAAACGATGCAGAACGGGCAGGAAGTCCCTCTAACCGGCGGTGCCCCCGTGGTAACGAATCCATCTACCGGTAAGTTGCATATCGTATGGCCTTTAATCGATGGTGCGGGAAACTTAACAATCGACTTTAACGAACAGAAGATGGTGATAAAAGTAAGCGGCAAAAATGCGGCTAACTGGTTTTTAGATCTGGGCGTGGCCCCCAAAGCGCAATTGCCCTTTGGTAAGATCAACGCCAATAGCATCACCTGCCAGTTTATGGGTTTTGACTACCGGGTTAGCACGTCGGACGGGCGATTTACTGAGTTAAAGGATAATGGAGTGTTTAGGATAAGTCCGCGGGTGAATGCGGTGACGCTGGAATTTGCTGCCCGCAATTAACATCCGGTTATGCCGAACTTGTTTCGGCATCTCACGTGCAAGATAACTACGCGCTTACTAATCAGATGGGATGCCGAAATAAGTCCGGCATAACGATTCATCCTTACGGTAACCTCAACTCCTGAACCACTCGTTTTTCCGGCGGCAGGGCCATGAACTTTTTGTACGAATCGTTAATATAGACGGCCAGCGACGGGCCGTTGTTGTTCATTACGTATGCGTAAGTAGGGCGGTACAGGGTCATAAAATTCTCTAAATCCTTACCACGCAGCGGGACAAGACTACTTACATAAGCTATGCTGAATACCTGGTCGACGTGGCGTTCCTGTTCCTCACGGTCGAAATAGCGCTTCAGGCGGCGGGCGTTGCGGCCCTCTTTACTTAGCCAACTGCTTGGCGAAAATACGTACACTTTGCTTTTGCGGTACACATCGGCATATTCCTCGCGCGGGTTAAAAGGGGCACGGGTTGATGTAATATTTACCTGGCGCAGGGTGATGCCTTGTATGGCCATGCTCACACGCTTGGGGTCCATATCTATCACATATAGAGTATCGGATACATACCCGGGCGAAGTAAATATCAGGGTATGGCCGGCGGTGGTTTTTATTTCAAAATTGCCCTTCTTATCGGTAAGGGCAACTTCCTTGCTGTTAATATCGTGCACAAACACGTTAGGTATCCTGTCAGTACTCCCTATTTCAACTACCGATCCTTTTAAGGTTTGCGCATACAGGGGCTTTATGGCAAACAACAGGATGGCGAGTATAAAATATCTGCTTTTCATGGCAACAAGTTACATACTTATAACCTGCTTAATTGCATCCCGGTTTTATATTTAACATTTTTGCCCCGTTATTTAACAAACAATGACAAACCCACCCGAAATAGCCATTGAACAGATCACTCAGGAACTCACCTGGCAATTGCGCCGGGATATCCTGTACCCCGGCCAGTACAAGCATGAAATGGCCATGCCCGAGGATGACGAGGGCACACACTTCGGTGCTTTTTACCAGAACAAACTGGTGGGTGTAGTATCGCTTTTTAATAAGGGTGCCGATTTTCAGTTCCGTAAATTCGCTATCGATGCTTCAGTGCAGGGTATAGGTATTGGCAGGCAATTGCTACAATATATAACAGATCAGGCTATTGAAAATGGTGCCACCCGGTTATGGTGCAACGCGCGAAGTACAGCTATTGGATTTTATGCGAAGGCAGGCTTTACCATTACCGGCGAACCGTTCAGTAAGAATGGTTTTGATTATGTGGTGATGGAGAGGTTTTTTTGATGAGAGCTAACTACCAATCGTCATCCTGAGCGATAGCGAAGGATCCCCGACAAGCAGAGCCAAATGCATGGTCGACTTTCACACTGGGGATCCTTCGCTATCGCTCAGGATGACGGGCATTTTTTGCGCCTACACCCCGTCCGCCAGTAACTTATTCACCAGCGCGTCCATATCTACTTCGGCAAACGAGGTAGAGTAATCAGACAAGCCATAAGGGATGATCAGTTTATTATTATGCACGATAGATCCGCATGAATACAGCACGTTGGGCACATATCCCTCGCGTTCATCAGTATTGGGTATCAGCAGGGGTTCGCGCAGGCGGCCTATTTCTTTGGTTGGGTCTTCCAGGTCGAGCAAACTGGCACCCAGTACATACCTGCGCATCGGGCCAACCCCGTGGGTAATTACCACCCAGCCTTTTTCGGTTTCGATGGGTGAGCCGCAGTTACCTATCTGTATAAACTCCCAGCTAAACTTAGGCTTTTGCAACAGGATGGGCTTCTCCCAGATATTGATCTTATCCGAATACATGATATAGTTATTACAACCATCAATGCGCGATATCATCACAAACTTACCGTTTATCTTACGCGGGAACAGCGCCAGGTTTTTGTTCTGCGCGCCATCGCCATAAAGCGGCATGATGCGGAAATCGTAAAAATCTTTGGTCTGCAATAGCTTAGGCATAATGAGCGATCCATCATAAGCTGTATAAGTGGCATAGTATACATAAGTGCCATCATCATTTACAAACTTCACAAAGCGGGCGTCCTCAATACCTTTGCGTTCGTATTCGGATATGGGGAAGATCACCCTGTCGGAGATATCGGTATCCAGCGAGAAAACAATTTCGTAGTACGAGTCGGCCAGCCACAATATCTTGTCGTACTCCAGCCGGTTGATGTCCTCTTCCTGCAGGTTTTGCGAATCCTGGATAATGCGGCGCAGGGTAGCATATTCAAAGTGGTGATCCAGCTTTTGTTCTACCTCACGCAGCACATCCACATTAATTTGTGTGGTGACGGCTTTTTCAAAAAACAGCTTTTTATTGTAGACGGCGTTACGAACGATCTCGGCCTCATCGATATAATCGCCGGCGGGGATAACCGTAATGTTATTATACTTATCCAGCAGCGCCCGCCGGAAAGTAATGGATGAGATATGCCCCTCGCCCACCGCTCTGAAACTCATGATCACCCGGCGCTCGCCGTCTTCCAGTTCGCTTTGGTCGGGGTCGTCCACAATAGAAGGGTTAAAGAAAGCTGCCGATTCGATAGAATATTCGTGCGTAAAGTACGATCCGATGAGTAGTTTGCGATAAACGGTAAGGCTATCAAAATCGATGCTCAGTTCGGCAAACAGGTTCTTCAGCTTGCTGCAATGCCGGTTTAATACGCGGGTGATATTACGATGGCGCTTGGAGTATTCCTGCAGTATCGGCGAAACGATACCGAAAGCTTCCTCCTCGGTGATATCCATTACACGTTCAATTACCTCTTTGGCCCTGTCGTTGCCGTTAAAAAAAAATCGGGCTATTACACGTTTCGAATCGGGATTTACCTTTACCGGCTTGCGCTCAATGGATAGTCTCATACAAAAAACAAGTTTTTACCAATAACACTATTTGTGCTAAATTGATTTTAACATTTTACAAATCAAATAATCAGGACTAAGCCGTAAATTATACGTATAAGACAAATTGAAAAGCGTATAAGTTTTAGGTTTTTGTAAATTGCAGCAATTATGAATGTACTGATCGTAGAGGACGAAAAAAGCCTTGCGCTTGAAATTGACGAGTTTTTAAGTCGCGAAGGGTTCACGGTTGAACACGCCCGTACGCGCCGATCGGCCGAGGAAAAGATATTTGTAAACAATTACGATTTTATATTGCTTGACCTTGGCTTGCCCGACAGCGACGGCTTCGACCTGCTGAAGATGTTTAAGAAGTTGCCTAACCGTACCGATGCCGTAATTATCCTAACCGCCCGCGGCGCGGTTGATGACCGGATAAAAGGATTGGAAGAGGGCGCCGACGACTACCTGCCCAAACCCTTCAGCCTGAACGAATTGCTGGCACGCATGCACGCCATTACCCGCCGCAAGCACAAGCTGGACAGTAACGAGATCAATATTAAAGGCTTCCGCATCAATATCCAAAACCGCACGGTGATGTATAACGATGAACGCATTAACCTTACCAAAAAAGAATTTGAGATATTTAACTACCTGGTGCTGAATAAAAACCGGGTAATATCGCGCACTAACCTTACCGAACATGTTTGGGGCGATGTGCTGGAGATCAACTCCGACTCGAACTTTGTGGATGTGCACGTAAAGAACCTGCGCAAAAAACTATCGGCATTTGCCCCCTTAGATTGGTTCGAAACTGTTAGAAGTATAGGCTATCGTATCAATATATGACCCCTCTCCGCGGGCGAGGGGCTTAGAAACCAGTATATATGGAATGTTTATTATTTTTAACTTCACTAATAAAGCCCTCCCAATCGGGGAGGATATAGGAGGCGTATATGAAGCTGCAACTTAAGCTGGCCTTGTATAATACGCTTACCAAAATAGCCATTATCCTGTTTACAGGCTTGTTTACCTTGCTGGCTGTCGAAAAAGTATCGGTTAACCATATCGAAGCGCGTTTAGAGAAGAGCAAGAACCGGATCATTAACAACCTGTCATCAAACGAGGTAAACAACCTGCTCACCGACCAAAAGCCCGATTACAACATCCTAAACCAGGAATATGTGCTGATAAAACCCATAGCTAAAGGGCAAAACGACATCGTTATAAAATATCGTACCCAACAAACTATGGTTGACGGCAGCCCGGAAACCTACCGTATACTCAATACCAATTTTAGTTTTAACGGGCACGATTATCGCCTGGAGATCGGCGAAAGCATCGAATCTATCGAAGACCTGAAATCCATCATTAAACAGTTTACCCTGGTAGTGTTGCTGATAACCCTTGCCCTTACCCTGGCCAGCGACCTGATTTTTACCCGCTACCTGCTGCGCCCGTTTTATAAGATCATCGACCGTAAGCTGATCAAAGTGAACGATCCGCTGAACTTTGATTATGAAAAGGTGCAAACAACCACCCAGGATTTTACATTGCTTGATGACAGCATTAGCACGCTAATGAAAAAGATAAGCGACCTGTTTATCCTCGAAAAGCAATTTATCGCCAATGTTTCACACGAATTACTGACGCCCATATCCATCATCAGCACCCGCCTGGAAAACCTGATGCTGCAGGAAAACCTGAGCGAAGAGGCCGAGAATAAGCTATTCGCATCCTTAAAAACACTAAACCGGCTAAAGTCTATTATCAACAGTCTGTTGCTGATATCGAAGGTAGAAAACAACCAGTTTAATAAGAGCGATACCGTTAGGATAGCTGATGTGGTAGCCGAAATAACCGAAGAACTGGAAGACCGGCTGGAAGATAAACGCATTGTGTTTTACAACCGAATTGCGTACCAGTATACTATGACCGCAAACCGCCCGCTGATCCATACCCTGCTGTTCAATATTATTAACAACGCTATTAAATATAACGAACCGAAGGGGCATATCGTAATATCCGACGATGTGAGTAACAACATTTACACCCTGCAAATTGCCGACACCGGTATTGGTATGGAGCCCGGCCAGATAGAGAACGCCTTTAACCGTTTTGAAAAGCTGGGCAGCGACGAGATGGAAAGCTTTGGACTGGGTTTGGCCATTGTGAAAAGTATTGCCACGTTTCATAACATCAGCATCGGCATACAATCGCAAAAAGGCAAGGGCACCACATTTAGCCTTACTTTTAACAACCGGGGTTAACTCTTCACTAAATCTTCATATTAAAGGCCTTACTTCGTATAAGTTTTAGTTTCGAAGTTACCCCTATTAACGGGCTGTTTTTTTGAGCAAGTCAAAAAAGCAGCCTTTTTTTGTTTGGGAGGTATTTAACGGGATTTAACCACAGAGGCCACGGAGCTTGTACAGAGAACACAGAGTCGCCTTGAAATATACTGATTAGCCACATGGTTACTAACTCATTATCAGGAAAATCTTTGTGTCCTCAGTGTTTCTATCTTTGTGTTCTCTGTGGTTAAATAAACACAAAACAAAGCCACAACCAATTATTTCAGGAATTTTTAATGGGGAATAAACAATGAAGTCTTAAGTCAAAACTTATCGGAAAATAAAAGAAGTTAAATGCAAATTCTATTTTCGACTTAAGACTTTTACCGCTGAGGCAAACTACTTAGCGCAGGCTTTTTGAGAAATTCAGGATATTATCAATAACATGCTGCTGCGGTACTCGTTGCAGCGCGTCAAGATCTGTGCGGATAGCATGATAAAACACCATTTCATCTGCATCCATTAAAGCTATAACATCCGTTTCCATCACATTAGCCTGGTTAGCAGTTACATTTAAAGTTCTTGTAGAGGTTTCATCCATAAGCTGTTTCTTCTGTTTCTGGTTTATTTACAGGTTATTAACGCAAGTTACGATTGATTATTTTGTAAAATGAAAATTAAATGAAATTTTTTTCATAATTGCCTGCCGCTCATCAAAATCCGCCATTTTACAACTATATATACGGCGGTTTTGCGTCTAAAGTTCATCCTATTTTCATTTAAACCTTAGGAAAATTTCAATCGCATTAGTTAATTACACTGCAATCTAAACGCATATATTTTGTGCTAAGTATGCGGAGATGCAAATAAGCGCCGATAGTAACATAATATTTATATTTGCCGCATGTCTAAACGCCGGGTTTTAGTTACGTTCGATTCGATGAAGGATACCAATTGCGGTTATTTTTCATTTGGCAAGGGTTTGGGCGATGCCCTGCTAAAAGCCAACCACGGCAAATTCGATATCCAGCTTTACCTTTTTCCGGTAACCGATCATTTTGATGGCCGGGTTAGCATCGTGCGCCGCAACCGGCTGCACGACCTGTACTTTAGCGGCCACAATAAATACGACCTGGTACACCTGACCGATCAGCGCACACGCCTGCACCCCACAAGGCTAAAGGCTAAAAAGATCATGACCATTCATGATATCAATAAGGTACACATCAACAAAAGCAAGCCACACCGCATCCAGGCGTTTTTAAATAACCTGCGTAAAAAGGTCATCGCCTGTGACCGCGTGGTGGCAATCTCGCAATTTGTGGCCGATGACGTGATCAAATACATCCCTGAAGCCCGCGAAAAAATGAGTGTGATCTATAACGGGGCCGACAGGCTCACCGTACCAGCCGGTCATCAGCCAGCATACAAACCCGCGAAGCCCTTTTTGTTTACCATCGGCTTACTATCCCCGCAAAAGGGATTTCACTTTATCCCCCCGCTTTTGCAGGGTAACGATTACGAACTGGTGATAGCCGGTATAGAAACCCCGCACAAGCAAACCATACTGGAAACCGCCGAAAAATTTGGCGTTGCCGACCGCGTAACCATCACCGGCCCGGTAAGCGAAGCCGACAAGGCCTGGTATTATCAAAACTGTTCCGCATTCATCTTTCCTTCACGGGCAGAGGGATTCGGATTGCCGGTGATTGAGGCTATGCACTTTGGCAAGCCGGTATTCCTGGCCAGATACACATCTCTGCCCGAAGTTGGCGGTGATGCTGCTTATTACTTTGACAACTTTGAACCGGACCACATGCAGCAGGTTTTTAATAAGGGCATGTTGGACTACACTGCGAATAATCGCACCGATAGCATTATTGCCAACGCCAATAAATTTACCTGGGAGAACGCAGCGAAGCAGTATTTGGAGATGTATGAAGGTTTGCTGTCTGAACCGGGCCGCTGATTCTTGACCGCTGATTTTTAGGATGATTTTTTGATTGCGCTGATTTCATCAAGTGCGGTCAAAAATTGGGATGATAAAAGAAAATCAACGAAATCAGCGTAATCAAAAAAATCAGCGGTTATATTTGCCCCCACTATATGAAAGTCGCCGGTTTCACTTTTATCCGCAATGCTGTACGCAACGATTATCCCGTGGTAGAGGCCATCACTTCCATCCTGCCCATTTGCGATGAGTTTGTGGTAGCCTTGGGCAATAGCGATGATGGTACCGAAGAACTGGTGCGCGGTATTGACTCGCCCAAGATCCGGATCATCAATACCGTTTGGGACGAGAGCATCCGCGAGGGCGGTGCTGTTTTTGCGGCCGAGACTGACAAGGCCTTTGCCGCCATATCGCCCGATGCGGACTGGGCCTTCTACATCCAGGGCGATGAATGTGTGCACGAGAAATACCTGCCGCTGATTAAACAGGAGATGCAGGATAACCTGAACAACCCAAAGGTGGAGGGCTTGCTGTTTAAGTACCTGCACTTTTATGGGTCGTACAGTTATTATGGTCATTCCCGCCGTTGGTACAGGCGCGAGATACGGGTGTTGCGCAATAACAAAAACATCCACTCGTACCGCGATGCACAGGGCTTCCGCTGGGGCGAGCGTAAGATCAACGTAAAACTCATCGACGCTTATATTTACCACTATGGCTGGGTGAAGCCGCCGTCGGGATTAAAGAACAAGCTGCGCAACTTCAACCAGTTTTATCATGATGATGCCTGGCTGGTCGAAAACCTGCCGGAGACCTTTGAGTTTGATTATAAAAACGCCGACCGCTTAGTCCCTTTTACCGGTACGCACCCGGCAGTAATGCAGAAGCGTGTAGATGCCACCAACTGGAATTTAAATATCGACCTGAAGGCACTTTCCAAAAAAATGAACTTCCGCCGCAAGGCTTTGCAAAAAATAGAGGACTGGACCGGCTGGCGCGTGAGCGAATACCGTAACTATAAAATTGTAAAATAGGTGAAGCAGGTAGCCGTTATCATCCCCTTTTATAAGGATAGTTTAAGCGATTATGAAAAGATAGCCCTGCAGCAATGCCGGCGCATTTTGCCCACGCATGATATTATCGCCGTTAAGCCCCAAAGTCTCAATGCAAACCCGGCAGCCCAATATGTTGAATTTACAGATGTGCTTAGCTTTGACGACAGCTACTTTAATGGCCTCGCCGGCTACAACAGCCTGATGATGTCGGCCGGGTTTTATGGCCGTTTTGCAGATTACGAATACATCCTGATCTACCAGATGGACGCTTTTGTTTTTAAAGACGAACTGGCCTATTGGTGCGATGAGGGCTATGATTACATCGGTGCGCCATGGATCACCAAAACCTACCATAAAAGTCCGCCGGGTTTGGCCTTGCTGGCGGTGCAGCGTTTTTTTGCTAAGCTTACCGGAAGCAAATCCACCAAATACCTGTTTGAAAATAAGGTGGGCAACGGCGGCTTCTCGCTTAGGCAGGTGCAACGGTTTCATGACTTGTGCATCAGTATGAAGCCAACCATCGATCATTACCTTTCACAAAGCGGGCACTTGTATAACGAGGACGTTTTCTGGAGTTTTGAACCTGCCCGTCAGCATCAAAAGTTTAAAGTGCCGGATAGGGATACGGCCTTGCGTTTCGCATTTGAGGTGCCGCTGAAAAGCGCCCTGAACGCGCCGGCAGCCCAATTACCATTCGGCTGCCATGATTGGGACCGCTATGCCGATTTTTGGCGGCCTATTTTTAAGCGGTACGGTTATGATATTTAAATAGGCACGAATTCCCTGCTTATCGGCTACAATTTATCGAATTACACGAATTAGAATCGATAACAGAAGTTTGTGTAATTCGTTCAATTCGGAAAATTCGTGCCCTGTTAAAACCACCGGCATCGTCATCCAAATATCAACTCTTCCCTAAACTTAAATAAATAGGTAATAACCAACGTTATTTAATAATTTTGCAGAATTATATTTTTTAAATGAAGACATATTTCCGGCTGCTTTCCTTTGCAAAACCTATTGAAAAGTTTGCCATCCCCTATATCATCTTTATCATTTTTTATGTGATATTCAGCACCCTGGTGCTAACCATGCTGGGCCCTTTGTTAAACACTTTGTTTGATGTAAACACCTGCCAAAACGCTTGTAAGGCCATGCAGGAAAATGTAAAGCCCGAACATTTATTAGATCTTACCGGCTGGTTTAAATACTATGTAGTGTACATTAAAACCGAGTACAGTGCCTGGGAGGCATTAAAGTTTGTATGCGCGGTTTTGATCGTGGCCGTTTTTTTAAGCAATATTTTCCGCTACCTCTCGGCGCGCACAATGGAGAATATGCGCGTTTTTACCCTGCTTAAACTGCGCCGCGCGGTGTTTAACAATGTAATGAACCTGCACCTTGGCTTTTTCACTAACGAACGTAAGGGTGATATCATCTCAAAGGTAGCTTCGGACGTGCAGGTAGTGCAGTATACGGTTATAGGCACCCTGCAGGTGGTATTTAAGGAGCCGCTTACCATTATCGCTATGATGGTGGCCCTGTTCAGCATCTCGGCCAAGCTTACGCTTTTCTCGTTATTGGTGATCCCGATATCGGCTTTTGTGATCTCGCGCATTGTGCGCAACTTAAAAAAGCAGGCCATATCCGCCCAGGAAACCTCGTCTACCATGATCAGTAACCTCGACGAGGCGTTGTCGGGTATCAAGATCGTTAAGGCTTTCAATGCTACCGAGTTTATTAAAAAGCGCTTCGACGACGAGAACAAGCGCTATACCAACATTACCCGCAGCATTGCCAGGCGTCAGCAACTGGCTTCGCCAACTTCCGAGGCGCTGTCGGTTACCATGATCTCCTTTATTTTATTATACGGCGGCTACCTCATTTTTAACCATAAAGATGGTGCACTTAACGCCGGCGATTTTATCGCTTACCTGGCCATTTTTTCGCAGTTAATGCGTCCGGCCAAATCCATCTCCGATTCGTTTACCAATATCCACTCGGGCATTGCTTCGGGCGAGCGTGTGCTGGCCCTGATAGACGAAAAACCGGTTATTGTGGATGCACCTAACGCCATCGATGTCGCCGACTTTGACGAGGGTTTTGAATTTAAGGATGTTGATTTCAGCTACCCGGGCAGGCAGGTGTTAAAAGGCATCAACCTGCGGATCCCTAAAGGGAAAACCGTGGCACTGGTTGGCCCTTCAGGCGGTGGTAAATCTACCTTGATGGATTTGATCCCCCGCTTTATGGAACCGCAGGGTGGCGAGATCCTGTTAGACGGCAAGAATATCCAATCTATAAAAATGGATTCGCTGCGCGCACTGATGGGTACGGTTAACCAGGAGTCGATCCTGTTTAACGATACCATATTCAACAACATCGCATTCGGTAAGCCCGAGGCTACCATGCAGCAGGTGGAAGCCGCGGCACGTATAGCCAACGCCCATAACTTTATTATGGATACCGAAAATGGTTATGATACCAATATTGGTGATCGCGGCACCAAGCTAAGCGGCGGCCAGCGCCAGCGCATCTGTATTGCCCGGGCCGTACTGGCTAACCCGCCGCTGATGCTGCTGGACGAAGCTACCTCGGCACTGGATACCGAATCGGAAAAACTGGTGCAGGACGCGCTGAACAACCTGATGAAAAACCGCACATCACTCATTATTGCCCACCGTTTAAGTACTATCCAAAATGCCGATATCATCATTGTGTTAGAAGATGGCAACATCGTTGAACAGGGTACGCATCAGCAGTTGATGGGCAATAACGGCCTGTACCGCCGACTGATAGATATGCAAACCTTTGCCAGTTAATTATGGGCGCGCCGCTGGTATCCATCGCTTTATGCACCTACAATGGTGCAAAATACCTGCGCGAGCAGTTGGATACATTGGTTGGCCAAACTTATAGCTATTTGGAGATCGTGGCGGTTGATGATGGCTCGACCGATGACACCGTGGCTGTCCTGAATGAGTATGCCGTGCGATATCCCATACTCAAAGTGCATCAAAACACGCAAAACCTGGGCTATGTAAAAAACTTTGAGCGGGCCATCGGTTTATGTACCGGCAACTACATCGCCCTTGCCGATCAGGATGATATTTGGGATCTTAATAAGATCCAAATACTGCTGGATCACATCGGCGATAACATCCTCATCTATCACGATTCGGAATTTGTGGACGAGCAGGGCACATCACTGAACAGGCAGTTATCGCAACTGCGCAATTTTTATGCGGGTGATGATACCAATGTTTTCTTGCTGGAAAACTGTGTATCGGGCCACGCGCTGCTTTTCAGGCGCGAATTACTGCCATACTTTACCGGTTTTAACAGCGTCATTTTTCACGATCATTGGCTGGCTTATATCGCCTGCAATAACGGCAGTATCACTTTTACGCCGCAGGCATTGGTGAAATACCGCCAGCATACACAGGCCAATACCAACATCCTGAAACAGGACCGCGGAGCTGAAGTAAAAAAGCCATCGTTAAAAAAGCTGGAAGATCAGTTAGCCATGATGACCCAGTTTGCTGCCTATCCTTATAACAAGGACCAGGCTTTTAAACAAAAGTTATTAAGGCGGATGCAAAAGCGGATGGATAGCTTTTTCTCGTTCGGGCTGGCCTGGTTTATTTTCGTTAACCGGGATAGCCTGTTGTTTATCCTGAAAAAATCAGCCATCAGCAAATTCAATTTAAGCCTTAAGTTTGCATGGGGATATCAGCTTAAAAAACTATTCAACTAAATATGACGGAGGGCGGAAAGCGCATACAAGGCAACACCAAACAACCACGGCTAAGCATTATTACCGTGGTATACAATGCTGCCCCATTGTTTGAACAATACATGGCTAACCTAACGCCTTACCTTAGCAATAATGTTGAACTGGTGATGATCGATGGCGCCAGCACCGACGGCACCACCAACCTGCTGAAAACCCACAGCGATAAAATAGACTATTGGCTCAGCGAACCCGACAAGGGCATTTACGATGCCATGAACAAGGCCGTAACTTACGCCAAAGGCCAATGGGTATATTTTTTAGGGATGGATGATAGCCTGATGGAGGGCTTCCCGGCTATGGTGCAGGAACTGCAAAATGCCAACACTATTTATTATGGCAAAACCATTTACTATGGCAAGCCATTCGGTAAGGTTTATAACGATTACTTCCTGACCAAACTGAACCTGGTGCACCAGGCCGTATTTTACCCGCATATAGTTTTTGATAAATACCAGTACGATACCAAATACAAGGTGTACGCCGATTATCACCTGAACCTGCGCCTGTGGAACGATAAGGATTTCAGGTTTGAATATCGCCCGCATTTGGTGGCAGGCTTCCCTGAAGGCGGTTTTTCCAGCACAGCTACCGATCCGGCCTTTGAGCAGGAGCGCGATATGTTATTCAAGAAATATCTCAACCGCAAAGCTTACTATCGCTACTTAAACCGTACTTTAGGCTGGTTTAAAACCCTTATACGCGTAGTTACCAATGGTTAAGATCCTGTACGATCATCAAAAATTCAGCGAGCAAAAGTATGGCGGTATCACCCGCTATTTTGCCGCTTTGATGAACGGTATTAAACAGCATCCGGGTTTTGAATACCAACTGGCCGCACTGTACAGCAGCAACTATTACATCCGTAATGAGCCATTGCCGCTGAATAATTTTATTGGTCGCGCCCTGGTAAAAGGCAATGCCAAACGTGAGTATAAATGGAACCGGCAGTACAGCAAAATGCTGATAGAACGCGGTGATCATGACGTTTTTCATCCTACCTATTTTAACCCCTACTTTTTAAAGCGGGTAAAAAAGCCCTACGTGCTTACCATGCACGATATGATCTACGAGGTGATGCCCGAATATTTCCCGGCTAACGACCAGACACCGCTGCATAAAAAACTGACTACCGACGCAGCTACGGCCATC comes from Mucilaginibacter mali and encodes:
- a CDS encoding peptidase associated/transthyretin-like domain-containing protein is translated as MKSRYFILAILLFAIKPLYAQTLKGSVVEIGSTDRIPNVFVHDINSKEVALTDKKGNFEIKTTAGHTLIFTSPGYVSDTLYVIDMDPKRVSMAIQGITLRQVNITSTRAPFNPREEYADVYRKSKVYVFSPSSWLSKEGRNARRLKRYFDREEQERHVDQVFSIAYVSSLVPLRGKDLENFMTLYRPTYAYVMNNNGPSLAVYINDSYKKFMALPPEKRVVQELRLP
- a CDS encoding GNAT family N-acetyltransferase — its product is MTNPPEIAIEQITQELTWQLRRDILYPGQYKHEMAMPEDDEGTHFGAFYQNKLVGVVSLFNKGADFQFRKFAIDASVQGIGIGRQLLQYITDQAIENGATRLWCNARSTAIGFYAKAGFTITGEPFSKNGFDYVVMERFF
- a CDS encoding glycoside hydrolase family 130 protein; protein product: MRLSIERKPVKVNPDSKRVIARFFFNGNDRAKEVIERVMDITEEEAFGIVSPILQEYSKRHRNITRVLNRHCSKLKNLFAELSIDFDSLTVYRKLLIGSYFTHEYSIESAAFFNPSIVDDPDQSELEDGERRVIMSFRAVGEGHISSITFRRALLDKYNNITVIPAGDYIDEAEIVRNAVYNKKLFFEKAVTTQINVDVLREVEQKLDHHFEYATLRRIIQDSQNLQEEDINRLEYDKILWLADSYYEIVFSLDTDISDRVIFPISEYERKGIEDARFVKFVNDDGTYVYYATYTAYDGSLIMPKLLQTKDFYDFRIMPLYGDGAQNKNLALFPRKINGKFVMISRIDGCNNYIMYSDKINIWEKPILLQKPKFSWEFIQIGNCGSPIETEKGWVVITHGVGPMRRYVLGASLLDLEDPTKEIGRLREPLLIPNTDEREGYVPNVLYSCGSIVHNNKLIIPYGLSDYSTSFAEVDMDALVNKLLADGV
- a CDS encoding response regulator transcription factor codes for the protein MNVLIVEDEKSLALEIDEFLSREGFTVEHARTRRSAEEKIFVNNYDFILLDLGLPDSDGFDLLKMFKKLPNRTDAVIILTARGAVDDRIKGLEEGADDYLPKPFSLNELLARMHAITRRKHKLDSNEINIKGFRINIQNRTVMYNDERINLTKKEFEIFNYLVLNKNRVISRTNLTEHVWGDVLEINSDSNFVDVHVKNLRKKLSAFAPLDWFETVRSIGYRINI
- a CDS encoding sensor histidine kinase, producing the protein MKLQLKLALYNTLTKIAIILFTGLFTLLAVEKVSVNHIEARLEKSKNRIINNLSSNEVNNLLTDQKPDYNILNQEYVLIKPIAKGQNDIVIKYRTQQTMVDGSPETYRILNTNFSFNGHDYRLEIGESIESIEDLKSIIKQFTLVVLLITLALTLASDLIFTRYLLRPFYKIIDRKLIKVNDPLNFDYEKVQTTTQDFTLLDDSISTLMKKISDLFILEKQFIANVSHELLTPISIISTRLENLMLQENLSEEAENKLFASLKTLNRLKSIINSLLLISKVENNQFNKSDTVRIADVVAEITEELEDRLEDKRIVFYNRIAYQYTMTANRPLIHTLLFNIINNAIKYNEPKGHIVISDDVSNNIYTLQIADTGIGMEPGQIENAFNRFEKLGSDEMESFGLGLAIVKSIATFHNISIGIQSQKGKGTTFSLTFNNRG
- a CDS encoding glycosyltransferase family 4 protein, with product MSKRRVLVTFDSMKDTNCGYFSFGKGLGDALLKANHGKFDIQLYLFPVTDHFDGRVSIVRRNRLHDLYFSGHNKYDLVHLTDQRTRLHPTRLKAKKIMTIHDINKVHINKSKPHRIQAFLNNLRKKVIACDRVVAISQFVADDVIKYIPEAREKMSVIYNGADRLTVPAGHQPAYKPAKPFLFTIGLLSPQKGFHFIPPLLQGNDYELVIAGIETPHKQTILETAEKFGVADRVTITGPVSEADKAWYYQNCSAFIFPSRAEGFGLPVIEAMHFGKPVFLARYTSLPEVGGDAAYYFDNFEPDHMQQVFNKGMLDYTANNRTDSIIANANKFTWENAAKQYLEMYEGLLSEPGR